The Saxibacter everestensis genome has a window encoding:
- a CDS encoding phosphoribosyltransferase family protein: MTPAQFSTLRQRMTEVYRPISDRTVDYEYLNLQAWWADPEILGSIGAALARPFLDRAPSFVIGPPSSGYLLGALTAAALGVGFAAVAKEQPDTVDSDKWLMATAPPDYRDRQLSLGLRAGTVRPGDRVLAVDDVAETGSQLMTLRRIVEAAGATWLGASVVLDLLDRHQLRRDLNLQTIFHGREL, translated from the coding sequence GTGACTCCGGCCCAGTTCTCGACGCTTCGGCAACGAATGACTGAGGTGTATCGCCCGATCAGCGACCGGACCGTCGACTACGAGTACCTGAATCTGCAAGCATGGTGGGCCGACCCCGAGATCCTTGGGTCGATCGGCGCCGCGCTCGCGCGCCCATTCCTCGACCGGGCGCCGAGCTTCGTGATTGGCCCGCCTAGCAGCGGATATCTCCTCGGTGCGCTGACGGCGGCGGCCCTGGGCGTCGGCTTCGCCGCCGTGGCGAAGGAGCAACCGGACACCGTCGACAGTGACAAGTGGCTGATGGCGACCGCGCCGCCCGACTACCGCGACCGGCAGCTGAGTCTTGGCCTACGCGCCGGAACCGTGCGGCCCGGCGACCGCGTCCTGGCAGTCGACGACGTTGCAGAAACCGGCAGTCAGCTGATGACGCTGCGCCGGATCGTGGAGGCGGCCGGCGCAACCTGGCTTGGCGCCTCGGTAGTGCTGGACCTGCTGGACCGGCATCAGCTGCGGCGCGACCTTAACCTGCAGACGATCTTCCACGGGCGCGAACTGTGA